The DNA window ACAACGGGCTATCCATTTACTGTTAGCCTTAACGTTACACTGAATAAGGCAGGTATCCAATAATGAAAAATAAACTTACCGCAGTTTCATTCCGCCTTTTACTCTCAATTCTAATGTTTGTTACTATGAGCATTATTATTGCTGTTGTCTTTTTTGGCAACTCACAGTTAAAAGAATACGCCGCCCAGGTTAGCCAGGTAACAAGTGATGCAGATGCGAGTCGAAATAGCCTACAAACTTTACAAAAAGTTAAGCAGGAACTTGATAGTCAGAAAGACATCGTTGACCGAGCAGCAAGTATTGTGGCTGACTCTAAGGGGTATCAATACCAAGACCAAATCATTAAAGATCTCAATGGTTATGCGGCGGCCTCTGGAATCACTATTACAGACTTCTCATTTACTACTGCGGCAACAACTCCTAGCGCTGCAACACCCGCCGGTGCACCCGCGCCTGCAGGTGTAAAGTCTACCTCTGCGTCAATTACACTAAAGACACCAATCAACTACGTTAGTCTATTGCAGTTTATCCATTCAATTGAGCAAAACCTGACTAAAATGCAAATATCCCGTATCAGTTTATCAAAAGGTGAAAAAAATGATGAAATCAGAACAGACGGTCTTGAAATACAGGTATATATAAATTAAATTATTATGAATATATCACTCGCATCAATCAAGCTCATAATTGTACGCATCCTTAGACGATTCCACGCAATTATTTTTGTGCTCGTCGTACTGGGTGGGCTCATATATATCGTGTTTAATCTTAATGATATCTTGAGTAGCTCAACCCAGGCTGTCGCCCCAGCAGGCAACACACTTAATGCGACATTCGATCAAAAGACGATTGATCGAATTGAAAAGCTACGAACAAGTACCGACAAAGCTTCAGAACTTGACCTCTCAACTGGCCGTACTAATCCGTTTGTTGAGTAGCAATGAAAAAACGGTTATACTAATACTATGCTACTACAGGGATCACGACTTAATGATGTGTCTGTCATGGGTCTCCAGACCGGAACAGAACTTGCCCGAACAACACGTCCCATCATCAATCCTGACACTTTAGAGATTCTTGCTTACGAAGTCCGCGGACCGCTTCTTGACATGCACCCATCACTACTAAGAGTTATCGATGTTCGTGAGTTTAGTGATATTGGGCTCATAGTTGATTCGAGTGATGAATTTATTGCGACGACTGATGTTATTAAACTTGAAAAAGTGTACGAGCTAAATTTCATCCTTGTAGGAATGAGCGTAGTTGACCAGCATAAACGAAAACTAGGTAAAGTAACAGATTTCACACTTGAAAGTGGCTCTTTCGTTATTCAGCAACTAAATGTAAAACGTCCTCTCCTAAAAAGTCTTGGCGACACAGAACTACTCATTAATCGAACTCAAATTATCGAGATTACTAATCGTGCTATCGTCGTAAGATCAGGTGAAAAAAAGCTTGAGCCAATCATTGAGGCGGTTCGAACGAACTATGTTAATCCTTTTAGAAGTCAATCGCCCACTCCAGAGCATATTGATAAAAATTAGTCATCTGTCTCTAGCGCATGCTTAATATCATCATAGCTAAATCCTTGACGAGCTAAATACTGCATTAGCTTTTGATCATCAGGATAGCGTTTTCGTTTTTTAGCAATTATTTTTAAAATTTCAGTATCATCAGATCGATCACTTTCGCTTAGTAGTCTTTCGATAATACTGCGGTCAACGCCTTTAGCCCCCAGCTCTGCTTGAAGCTTCCTCTGGCTTGATCCCTTAGTAAGACTACGGTTCTCAACCCAGTAGCGAGCAAACCTTTCATCATCTATATAGCCTTTATCGGCTAGTCTAGTAAATACCCGATCTGTAACTTCAGTCGTAATACCCTTTTTTATCTCACCTGTTTTCGTACGACTATCACGAGTTTTGCGGTACAAATAGTCACGAACTTCGCGTGCACTGTGAAGCCTCATTAAACTATAGTCTAGAGCCCTCGCGTAGACTTTGCCGAAGACACTTTCCTGCTCTAGAGTAGTCAACTCTTCATCACTATATTCTTTTCCGACTTTTATTCCTAAATCGGCATATTGAAAGATGTCGAGTGAAAAACGATACACTCCATCAACCATAATATTAATACGGTATTTATCTTTTTTTTGCGGTGTAATTGCAGTAATTTTCATATTAAAACTTACCCGCAACGAATTTCGATTATCTTAAGCTGCTTCGACTTCAGCAACTTTGGCACGTACTTTTTTATCAATTTCACTTAGTACTTCTGGATTTTCTTTGAGGTACTTTTTAGTTGCTTCGCGGCCTTGACCAATTTTAGCGTCGTTATAATCGAACCATGCTCCAGACTTACCAACAATGCCATGAATAACAGCAAGATCTAGAACATCGCCTGTCTTTGAGATTCCCTCATTATACATGATGTCAAACTCGGCAACGCGAAAAGGAGGAGCAATCTTGTTTTTAACAATCTTCACTTTCGTGCGGTTACCAACTATCTCTTCACCTTCTTTGATTTGGCCAGTACGACGAATGTCTAAGCGCACAGATGCGTAAAACTTAAGTGCATTTCCACCCGTTGTTGTTTCTGGATTTCCAAACATAACACCAATTTTCATACGGATTTGGTTGATGAAAATGACAGTTGTTTTACTTTTACTTATAATACCTGTAAGTTTACGAAGTGCCTGACTCATAAGACGAGCTTGAAGACCCATGTGGCTATCACCCATGTCACCATCAATTTCGGCCTGAGGCACAAGTGCTGCGACTGAGTCGACGACGACAAGATCAACAGCATTTGAGCGTACAAGTGTTTCTGCTATCTCAAGAGCTTGCTCGCCGTTATCTGGCTGAGATACGAGTAGATTGTCTGTATCAACGCCTAAGCGACGTGCATATGCTGGATCAAGTGCATGTTCTGCATCGATAAATGCAGCCGTACCGCCCAATTTTTGAACTTCTGCGATGGCATGAAGAGTCAGCGTTGTCTTACCTGATGATTCTGGGCCATAGATCTCCAAAATACGACCCTTAGGATAACCTCCACCGAGCGCTAAGTCGAGACTAAGTGCTCCAGAAGAAATCAATTCAACATCTACTTTATGTGCATCCCCGAGCTTCATAATAGAACCAGCGCCAAATTGGCTGGTGATTTGATCCATTGCAAGTCCGAGTGCTTTTAGCTTACCTTCATTCGTGGTGGATTTTTCTGCCATCTCCGGTTTTTCGGATTTCTTCGCCATAAGTATATCTCCCCTCACTTATTCTCTCTATATTATACTGGTGATACTAAAAATTTGCTATAATAATAGACAATGAGAAAACAACAAGGCTTTACTGTTATCGAAATTATCATCGTTATTGTCTTCTTAGGGGCCGCAACAGTTGTACTCTTAATGCAACGTGCTAACCTTGCCTCTTCCCAACGCGATGACCAGCGAAAAATTGCTATTAATGCAATGTATTACAGTCTCGAAGAGGTTTTCTACACGAAGAATGGTTATTATCCAACAAAAATAGATAGTGCAACGCTTCGTTCAGTTGATCCAGATCTTTTCACAGATCCAAATGGCGTCAAAATCGGCGATCCAAAATCAAATTATCGTTACGATGGTGAAAACTGTGATGGCGATAAGTGTAAAGCCTACACGCTACGTGCTGATCTTGAGCATGAAGATGACTACGTTAAAACAAATCGTACAAGATAAAGCTTAGCGTTAGCGCTCGATCGGGCGACCGTTTTTAAAAGCTTCAACGGCATTATTCAAAAGCGCAATCTGATTCTTAGGACTCGAAACGTAGCTAAATCGATAAGTTGTTTCATCACCTTGTGTTGAGAGACGAATGGAACCATAATCAAACATTGTCTGAATTATACCTAGTTGCTTATAACTGGCATCTTCAATATTTTCTAGACTAACCGTTTGCTCATTATGAGAAAATAACGTGAGCTGTATCTCCTGTATTACACTTTCGTTTGTAAGAAAGAACTTATTATTTCGATAGACCCATACGGCTATGTATCCACCTATACAAAGTAGCGCAAGAACAAGAAGACCAATGAGCATGACGATATCATAACTTGGAAGTGCTGTAGGACCGCCGACCGAATTAATGATCATTGGATATGAGATTAAGACAGCAATGATAACAACTACTAGAAAAATAACGACAGCTACAGGAATCAGTAGGCCAATTGGATGACGACGGACTGCACTAATAACATATTCTGATTCACTCAGATTAAGAAATGGATATAGCTTAACAGATTCATCGTGTTTTGCCTTTAACGATGCGCTGATCTCGGGCATAACAGGATCGACAGCACGAGACATATGAACCGTCTGTGGATCTGCTGCAGCCTGAACAGGCGGATGGGCGTAGAGAGGACGTCCCTGAGCATCATATGCAACAGGTTGCTCAGGATCTACTGGATCAGTTGGTGCTGGAGGAGTTTGATCGGGATTCATAGTGTTATTATAGCAACTTTACTCAGTTTCAGGTGTTATTTTGCCTAAGTGCCTATACGCCTTAGGCGTGACACGTCTACCGCGTGGTGTACGCTCAATAAAACCAATCTGTAAAAGATATGGCTCATAAAAGTCCTCGATGGTTGTGGCTTCATCACCAGTAAGAGCAGACATTGTGTTAAGACCGACTGGATTTGTACCGTAATTATCAATCACACTCGTAAGCAGTCGACGGTCGGCAGGATCGAGGCCTAGCTCATCAATCTCAAGCATATCCAGAGCTTTTGTAGTAGTTACAGTATCAATTATGCCGTCACCATTTACATCAGCATAGTCACGTACTCGCTTTAATAAGCGGTTTGCAATACGTGGCGTTAAGCGTGCTCTTGTTGAAAGAATCGCAGCCGACTCGGGTTCAATTGGACTCTCTAAGATTTTACTTGCTCTGGTAATAATTTGACCGATTTCATCTGGTGTGTAGAATTCTAAACGATAAATGTGGCCAAAACGATCACGTAAAGGCGCTGCGAGTGCACCAGTTCTCGTTGTAGCGCCAATGACCGTGAACTTTGGTAGATCAAGTCGCACGCTACGCGCTGCTGGACCTTTCCCGATAACAATATCCAATTTATAATCTTCCATCGCACTATAGAGTACTTCTTCAACAGCTCGACTCAGTCGATGAATCTCATCAATGAATAGGATGTCACCGTCTGTAAGATTTGTCAGAATACTTGCAAGATCACCTGCTCGTTCAATTGCAGGACCGGCAGTCACGCGAATATTTGAGCCCATTTCGTTGGCAATCACTGTTGCCATTGTTGTTTTTCCAAGTCCCGGAGGACCATAAAGCAGGACGTGATCCATTGGTTCTTCACGCATTTTGGCTGCATCAATCGCTAGCTTTAAATTCATTTTTAGTCGCTCTTGACCGGTGTATTCAGCAAAACTCTGCGGACGCAAAGTCACTTCAATTTGCGCTTCATCGGCATCATCATCCGGTGCGCTAGTATTTATGATTCGTTCAATTGCCATATATCTATTTTTAGTATAACAGATGTTATCTATGCTTTGAGCGCCTCAGTTACACGCTGAGCTGTCGACAACTCAGTTGAGACACCTTCAAGTGATTTACTTGCATCAGCCAAGTTATAACCTAGCGCCATTAGTGCTTCAAGTGCCTCATCACTATGAGAAATTTGCTGTGAGAGACCAAACTCACTCACATTTGTTCTAATCGCAAGACCGACCTTATCGGATAAATCGACGACAACGCGTTCGGCTGTTTTTTTACCAACGCCACTTGCTTTTGTAATAAACACGCTGTCACCATTTGCGATGGTATTACGTACAACCTCAGCATCACCGAGAGATAAAATAGCTAGTGCTGCTTTAGGTCCAACACCCTGAACTGTAATAAGTAATTCAAATAATTTCTTCGCCGCAAGACTAGTAAAGCCAAATAGCTCTTGCGACTGTTCGCGAATGTGGTGATGGGTATAGAATTTAACGGATTCATTTAATAGCGTATGCTCATAGTCACCCAGGGCAACAGATATCTCATAGCCAACACCATGGACATCAACAATAATAGATGAGTTAAACTTTTCAGCGACAGTACCTTGAACGTGTGCAATCATTGTACTAGTATATCAGCTCTCTCGTCGACCGGTGGTAACACTGGCTTGATCCAAAGCTTTTTGCATCCCCTCCCTGGTCGCTTCAACAACTTCACCCGGTTTTACAAATTGATCAGTGATTGGCATACCGACAACTACTTCAGCTTTTTTTGCACTGTCGCCATAATAACTAATTCCGATTGGTAAAATAGCAGTTTCACGATTCCGTTTGCGTGCACGCGTAACAATATGCCCTATACCAGGCTTGAAATCCATAAGTAAGGTTGGATCTTGAGTGTGATTTGTTCTTTCGGGGAAAATCGCCATGTGCCTTCCCTGTTCGATGCGCTTTACGCTAGCCTCTACAACAGCTGCTGCTGTTCTTGCATTCCCACCCTCTTTTTCACGGAATGTCGGTATTCCGCCAAAACCATCAATGATCTGTCGTATGCCAACAATTTTAAAGAGAGAAGCTTTCGCCAAGATATCCGTGTGTCCGACTAATGGATTAAGTGCTGGACTCTCTGATGCAGCACCTGAAAGCTGATAATGATCGTTGTTTGTTACATGATTAGCTGCTAGTACGAGGCTTAGTTCATCTTCTTCAAGTAATCTTCGTATTTCTTTCTCGGCTCCAGTTTCAAATGAGACATGAGGTTTGAAAATTTTATTGATAAGAGCGTAGCCAAACTTTGCAAAGCGAACACTTTGCTCATGTTGGACATAATAATCATATAATTCATTTATTTTTTCAGTAGATGTAGGAACTTCGGAATTTACTTTAGGTCGTCTCATGGTATAAGTATACACCCTAACTATTTAGTAGGGACTCGCGTCATAAAAGCACACATTATTGCAGCTGCAAGTGCATCGGCGCAGTCGTCAGGTTTTGGCACTTCGCTTAGGCCAAGTTGTATGCGTACCATTTCCTGCATCTGTTTTTTTGTCGCACGCCCATAGCCTGTCATTGTCTGCTTAATTTGTAGTGGCGTGTACTCTTCTATTGTTAAGTTTGCCTGTTTTCCAGTTAACATTGCAACGCCACGTGCATGAGAGACGCTCATCGCAGTTGTAACATTCTGAGCAAAAAATAGCTGCTCTATTGCCATCATTTGTGGCTTTGTCTCATTGATAATCTCAGTGAGACCGTTGTAAATTTCTTCGAGGCGATCGGGTAGGGGAGTGTGAGCTGGAGTCGTGATTACACCAGCCGTTACAAGAGTAGTTTTACCTTTTATAATATCTATGACACCAAAGCCTAAAATACCCGTTCCTGGATCGATACCTATAATTCTCATACTGACCTCATTCTAACATGTAGGTATTAATAGCCTGTGAAGTAGTCCGTTTTTACAGAACGTGCACCCAGACTTTTTGCGATTGTTTTTGTATGATTTACCATAATTGGCGGACCCGAGATATAGACTTGCCTTTCTTTAATATCAGGAATAGATGTATCCATTATTTCATGAGTAATGTAAGGAGACTTTATGTAGGCTATATCACTATACGTCTGAACTTCGTCTGG is part of the Candidatus Saccharimonadales bacterium genome and encodes:
- a CDS encoding 1-acyl-sn-glycerol-3-phosphate acyltransferase, with the translated sequence MRRPKVNSEVPTSTEKINELYDYYVQHEQSVRFAKFGYALINKIFKPHVSFETGAEKEIRRLLEEDELSLVLAANHVTNNDHYQLSGAASESPALNPLVGHTDILAKASLFKIVGIRQIIDGFGGIPTFREKEGGNARTAAAVVEASVKRIEQGRHMAIFPERTNHTQDPTLLMDFKPGIGHIVTRARKRNRETAILPIGISYYGDSAKKAEVVVGMPITDQFVKPGEVVEATREGMQKALDQASVTTGRRES
- a CDS encoding RecX family transcriptional regulator, with product MKITAITPQKKDKYRINIMVDGVYRFSLDIFQYADLGIKVGKEYSDEELTTLEQESVFGKVYARALDYSLMRLHSAREVRDYLYRKTRDSRTKTGEIKKGITTEVTDRVFTRLADKGYIDDERFARYWVENRSLTKGSSQRKLQAELGAKGVDRSIIERLLSESDRSDDTEILKIIAKKRKRYPDDQKLMQYLARQGFSYDDIKHALETDD
- a CDS encoding PH domain-containing protein is translated as MNPDQTPPAPTDPVDPEQPVAYDAQGRPLYAHPPVQAAADPQTVHMSRAVDPVMPEISASLKAKHDESVKLYPFLNLSESEYVISAVRRHPIGLLIPVAVVIFLVVVIIAVLISYPMIINSVGGPTALPSYDIVMLIGLLVLALLCIGGYIAVWVYRNNKFFLTNESVIQEIQLTLFSHNEQTVSLENIEDASYKQLGIIQTMFDYGSIRLSTQGDETTYRFSYVSSPKNQIALLNNAVEAFKNGRPIER
- the ruvA gene encoding Holliday junction branch migration protein RuvA, giving the protein MIAHVQGTVAEKFNSSIIVDVHGVGYEISVALGDYEHTLLNESVKFYTHHHIREQSQELFGFTSLAAKKLFELLITVQGVGPKAALAILSLGDAEVVRNTIANGDSVFITKASGVGKKTAERVVVDLSDKVGLAIRTNVSEFGLSQQISHSDEALEALMALGYNLADASKSLEGVSTELSTAQRVTEALKA
- the ruvB gene encoding Holliday junction branch migration DNA helicase RuvB yields the protein MAIERIINTSAPDDDADEAQIEVTLRPQSFAEYTGQERLKMNLKLAIDAAKMREEPMDHVLLYGPPGLGKTTMATVIANEMGSNIRVTAGPAIERAGDLASILTNLTDGDILFIDEIHRLSRAVEEVLYSAMEDYKLDIVIGKGPAARSVRLDLPKFTVIGATTRTGALAAPLRDRFGHIYRLEFYTPDEIGQIITRASKILESPIEPESAAILSTRARLTPRIANRLLKRVRDYADVNGDGIIDTVTTTKALDMLEIDELGLDPADRRLLTSVIDNYGTNPVGLNTMSALTGDEATTIEDFYEPYLLQIGFIERTPRGRRVTPKAYRHLGKITPETE
- the recA gene encoding recombinase RecA, whose amino-acid sequence is MAKKSEKPEMAEKSTTNEGKLKALGLAMDQITSQFGAGSIMKLGDAHKVDVELISSGALSLDLALGGGYPKGRILEIYGPESSGKTTLTLHAIAEVQKLGGTAAFIDAEHALDPAYARRLGVDTDNLLVSQPDNGEQALEIAETLVRSNAVDLVVVDSVAALVPQAEIDGDMGDSHMGLQARLMSQALRKLTGIISKSKTTVIFINQIRMKIGVMFGNPETTTGGNALKFYASVRLDIRRTGQIKEGEEIVGNRTKVKIVKNKIAPPFRVAEFDIMYNEGISKTGDVLDLAVIHGIVGKSGAWFDYNDAKIGQGREATKKYLKENPEVLSEIDKKVRAKVAEVEAA
- the ruvC gene encoding crossover junction endodeoxyribonuclease RuvC; the encoded protein is MRIIGIDPGTGILGFGVIDIIKGKTTLVTAGVITTPAHTPLPDRLEEIYNGLTEIINETKPQMMAIEQLFFAQNVTTAMSVSHARGVAMLTGKQANLTIEEYTPLQIKQTMTGYGRATKKQMQEMVRIQLGLSEVPKPDDCADALAAAIMCAFMTRVPTK